A section of the Deltaproteobacteria bacterium genome encodes:
- a CDS encoding CGGC domain-containing protein, translating to MEGKKTKVVAIIQCDFAKERCSGFACLDSFTKRKDAFKDYPGEDAIVAVPFNCGGCPGRRIPRTVAHLVKSAMKKAGVEKDEIIFHLSSCMVTDNGHYPPCPHLGYIEKILDRKGVTYRKGSYGSKTATSRRASGKYEPFEF from the coding sequence ATGGAAGGTAAAAAGACAAAGGTCGTTGCCATCATCCAGTGCGACTTCGCGAAGGAGCGCTGCAGCGGTTTTGCATGCCTTGATTCCTTCACAAAGAGGAAGGACGCCTTCAAGGATTATCCCGGCGAAGACGCCATAGTTGCCGTTCCCTTCAACTGCGGCGGCTGCCCCGGAAGGAGGATACCGAGGACGGTCGCTCACCTCGTGAAATCGGCCATGAAAAAGGCGGGGGTTGAAAAGGACGAGATAATATTTCACCTCTCCTCGTGCATGGTCACGGACAACGGGCATTACCCGCCGTGCCCCCATTTGGGCTACATAGAGAAGATTCTCGACAGGAAGGGCGTTACGTACAGGAAAGGGAGCTACGGGAGCAAGACCGCGACCTCGCGGAGGGCTTCCGGGAAATACGAGCCGTTCGAGTTCTAA
- the ubiE gene encoding bifunctional demethylmenaquinone methyltransferase/2-methoxy-6-polyprenyl-1,4-benzoquinol methylase UbiE, with the protein MTEKMTYFGNQLIPEAEKEKKVREVFDSVAQKYDFMNDLMSFGIHRLWKRFVASETGLRPGQSALDVAGGTADIAILMADRVGKEGNVVVFDINGEMLKVGRDKCIDRGYLSNIRFTQGNAEEIPFEDNSFHCATVGFGIRNVTHLDRALGEMTRVVKPGGKVICLEFSRPESALLRKAYDLYSFSFIPAVGEMITGNRSAYEYLPESIRKFPPQEELKRMMQDAGLWKVQYHNLLNGIAAVHVGVKI; encoded by the coding sequence ATGACAGAAAAGATGACATACTTCGGGAACCAGCTCATCCCCGAAGCGGAAAAAGAGAAGAAGGTCAGGGAGGTCTTTGACTCCGTGGCCCAGAAGTACGACTTTATGAACGATCTCATGAGCTTCGGAATCCACAGGCTCTGGAAGAGGTTCGTCGCGTCCGAGACCGGATTGAGGCCCGGGCAGTCGGCCCTGGACGTGGCCGGCGGTACGGCCGATATAGCCATACTCATGGCCGACAGGGTGGGAAAAGAAGGCAATGTCGTGGTCTTCGACATTAACGGCGAGATGCTTAAGGTCGGGCGCGACAAGTGCATCGACAGGGGCTATCTCTCGAACATCCGTTTCACTCAGGGGAATGCGGAGGAGATACCTTTTGAGGATAATTCCTTCCACTGCGCAACCGTCGGCTTTGGCATAAGGAACGTGACCCACCTCGACCGGGCCCTCGGCGAGATGACCAGGGTGGTGAAGCCGGGCGGCAAGGTCATATGCCTCGAATTTTCGCGTCCTGAGAGCGCGCTTTTAAGAAAGGCCTACGACCTCTATTCCTTCTCGTTCATCCCGGCGGTGGGGGAGATGATAACCGGAAACAGGAGCGCATACGAGTACCTGCCCGAATCGATACGCAAGTTCCCGCCGCAGGAGGAGCTTAAGAGGATGATGCAGGATGCCGGGCTCTGGAAGGTGCAGTACCACAACCTCCTTAACGGCATAGCCGCCGTGCACGTGGGAGTAAAGATATAG